A stretch of the Corynebacterium maris DSM 45190 genome encodes the following:
- a CDS encoding ABC transporter ATP-binding protein, which translates to MLEATNVGHRYHVKGDWLFRGLDLTVHPGEVISVLGPNARGKTTLLTCLAGLRTPREGRVEVTGTLGFVPQSHAADHPFTVLEMVLMGRASRVRAWSVPDEEDQAAAWAALHRVGMADRGAQRYTDLSGGQRQLVLMARALVCRPSVLILDEPTSALDLRNQRRVLLVLRSLAEEGMGVVFTTHDPTHALHLSHRTLRMEDELTLGPTAQLLTAESLTGMYRVPVLTTPVHFASGVRPVVAPDLLSEPERTP; encoded by the coding sequence GTGCTTGAGGCCACCAATGTCGGACACCGCTACCACGTCAAGGGCGACTGGCTCTTCCGCGGCCTGGACCTGACCGTCCACCCGGGGGAGGTCATCTCCGTGTTGGGCCCGAACGCCCGCGGCAAGACCACCCTGCTGACCTGCCTGGCCGGCCTCCGCACCCCGCGGGAGGGCCGCGTCGAGGTCACCGGCACGCTGGGTTTCGTCCCGCAGTCGCACGCCGCCGATCACCCTTTCACCGTCCTGGAGATGGTGCTCATGGGCCGGGCCTCCCGGGTGCGTGCCTGGTCGGTGCCCGACGAGGAAGACCAGGCCGCCGCCTGGGCGGCCCTGCACCGCGTGGGCATGGCGGACCGCGGCGCCCAGCGCTACACGGACCTCTCCGGTGGGCAACGCCAGCTGGTGCTCATGGCCCGCGCCCTGGTCTGCCGGCCGTCGGTGCTCATCCTCGACGAGCCGACCTCCGCGCTGGATCTGCGCAACCAGCGCCGCGTGCTGCTGGTGCTGCGCTCCCTGGCCGAGGAAGGCATGGGCGTCGTGTTCACCACCCACGACCCGACGCACGCGCTGCACCTCTCGCACCGCACCCTGCGGATGGAAGACGAGCTCACTTTAGGTCCCACCGCGCAGCTGCTCACCGCGGAAAGCCTGACCGGCATGTACCGGGTGCCGGTGCTGACCACCCCGGTGCACTTCGCCTCCGGCGTCCGCCCGGTCGTGGCCCCGGACCTGCTGTCCGAACCGGAAAGGACGCCATGA